GGTACAACACCCAAAGTAAGTTCAACTGCAAAAGCACTTATACTAAGAACTAGTAATAAAGCTAAAACTCGTTTCATAAGACATCCTTTTAATATATTAACACTATTATAACACTTAATAGTATTCAAAAAGTATTAGAAGAATATCTTTTCCCAAAATTTTTTATAAAAGTAAAATGTTACTTTTTTATATAGTTTTTTATATATCATAAAAAAAGTTTATAAATCCCTCTTTTATTTTTACTTTATTTCATATAATAAGATTAGTAAATTATATAAGGCTATAAGATGAGTAATAGAAAAGACAAATCATTAACAATGACTATGCTAATGACACCAGATAAAGCAAATTTCACTGGAAATACAGTTCATGGTGGAGAGATTTTAAAAATGCTTGATCATGTAGCTTATGCGTGTGCGGCGAGATACTGTGGAACATATGTTGTAACACTTTCAGTTGATATGGTTTTATTTAAAGACCCAATTAAAATTGGTTCATTAGTAACATTCCATGCTTCAGTTAACTACTCAGGTAGAACATCAATGGAGATTGGAATCAAAGTAATTTCAGAAGATATAAAAGACCATACTTTAAAAAATACAAATGTTTGTTACTTCACAATGGTTGCAGTTGATGAGGACGGTACTCCAGTTCCTGTACCAAAACTAGAACCTGAAACAGAAGATGAAAAAAGAAGATATAACGATGCTTTAAAAAGAAGAGAGTTTAGAATGTCTTCAAAACACTCTAAAAGTCATTAATTATTTTTTATGAGAAAAGAAGCTTCTTAAGCTTCTTTTGACTCAATATATTCTTCGTAAGTTCCCTTGAAATCTACAATAGAACCATCTTCTTGAATCTCAATAATTCTATTTGCATAAGCGTCTAATAACTCCCTATCGTGAGAAACACAAATCACAGATCCTGGATATTCTAATAATCCTTCTCCAAGTGCAATAATAGCTTCTAAGTCTAAGTGGTTTGTAGGCTCATCAAGTACCATAAAGTTTGGTTGCTCTAACATAATCTTAGATAACCACATTCTATGTTTTTCTCCCCCTGAACAAGACTCAACTTTTTTCTCTTGCTCTTGACCGTTGAATAACATTCTTCCTAGACAGTTTCTAATCTCATTGATGTCTGCATCTCTATCGAAACCTCTTAACCAATCATATAAAGTCATATCACCTTTGATAATATCAGTTGCATTTTGTGGGAAGTATCCATTTTGAATAGTTGCACCCCAGTGAACTTCACCAGCATCTGGTTTAATATTACCAACTAAGA
This window of the Arcobacter sp. F155 genome carries:
- a CDS encoding acyl-CoA thioesterase, with amino-acid sequence MSNRKDKSLTMTMLMTPDKANFTGNTVHGGEILKMLDHVAYACAARYCGTYVVTLSVDMVLFKDPIKIGSLVTFHASVNYSGRTSMEIGIKVISEDIKDHTLKNTNVCYFTMVAVDEDGTPVPVPKLEPETEDEKRRYNDALKRREFRMSSKHSKSH